A part of Solibacillus sp. FSL H8-0538 genomic DNA contains:
- a CDS encoding MBL fold metallo-hydrolase, with product MKIFPLGVGGAFTSRFYHNNFIVQIAGKNLLIDAGTTLRYSLNEAKFELKEINLIFITHLHFDHFGGLEELLLKGYWNFVDGQHQPLHPTLIMHPNQYDELISHLTPGLINQQMKLEDFCQIVFADEQNVIHQDSFTVKLINTTGLHIEDMASYALQITEQQTGKNILYSADIKQLSQSYFTNYINEKTVAIFQDTSFFGNGVHATLEEVLAYYPEQSHSLLFAMHYEDAVDETAVHLIKLAIQGKSINF from the coding sequence ATGAAGATTTTCCCTTTAGGAGTTGGTGGTGCCTTCACATCTCGTTTTTATCACAATAATTTCATTGTACAAATTGCAGGTAAAAACCTACTTATCGATGCAGGGACTACTTTACGCTATAGTTTAAATGAGGCTAAATTTGAACTCAAAGAAATCAACTTGATTTTCATTACACATTTACATTTCGATCATTTTGGCGGATTAGAAGAACTATTATTAAAAGGTTATTGGAATTTTGTTGATGGTCAACATCAACCACTACACCCTACACTTATAATGCACCCAAACCAATATGACGAGCTCATTTCACACCTAACACCTGGACTGATAAATCAGCAAATGAAGCTTGAAGATTTTTGTCAAATCGTATTTGCCGATGAACAAAACGTTATTCACCAAGATAGCTTTACAGTTAAATTAATTAATACAACAGGCCTTCATATAGAAGACATGGCTAGCTATGCATTGCAAATTACAGAACAACAAACAGGAAAAAATATCCTATATTCTGCGGATATTAAACAGCTTTCCCAAAGTTATTTTACAAACTATATAAATGAAAAGACTGTAGCAATTTTTCAAGATACAAGCTTTTTTGGTAATGGCGTCCACGCTACTCTAGAAGAAGTTTTAGCTTATTACCCAGAACAATCTCATTCACTTCTTTTCGCAATGCATTATGAAGATGCAGTTGATGAAACGGCGGTACACCTTATAAAACTTGCAATCCAAGGTAAATCCATTAATTTTTAA
- the purD gene encoding phosphoribosylamine--glycine ligase: MKVLVIGSGGREHAIVKQFSIAPSVEKVFVAPGNDGMRADAEVVAIDALDFPALAAFVKENGIELTFVGPEQPLAEGIVDYFNGQALTIFGPTQAAAKIEGSKSYAKEIMQKYNIPTAAYETFTEAEPAIAYVKANGVPIVVKADGLAAGKGVIVAMTEEEAIDAIDDMIGNQRFGDSSSRVVIEEFLDGEEFSFMSFVHKGKIYPMVIAQDHKRAYDGDKGPNTGGMGAYSPVPQISQDVVARAYEEIVEPTVKAMEEEGVSFTGILYAGLILTENGAKVIEFNARFGDPETQVVLPRMASDFGAFMTALMEEKTFDLQWRDEAMLGVVIASEGYPGDVEKGNPLPELSDIAGNVYHAGTKLVNGQFVGNGGRVLLVAAQADTLKEAQQKVYDAIGTKEWDKFFFRQDIGWRTFK; encoded by the coding sequence ATGAAGGTTCTTGTTATCGGTAGTGGTGGTCGCGAGCATGCGATCGTAAAGCAATTTAGTATCGCCCCATCAGTAGAAAAGGTATTCGTTGCGCCAGGGAATGATGGTATGCGTGCGGACGCAGAGGTTGTGGCAATTGATGCACTTGATTTCCCAGCGCTTGCGGCATTTGTAAAAGAAAACGGTATTGAGCTTACATTTGTAGGTCCAGAGCAACCGCTTGCAGAAGGTATTGTGGACTATTTCAACGGACAGGCGTTAACAATTTTTGGACCAACGCAAGCAGCTGCTAAAATTGAAGGTTCAAAATCATATGCTAAAGAAATTATGCAAAAATACAATATCCCAACAGCGGCTTATGAAACATTCACAGAAGCGGAACCTGCAATTGCTTACGTGAAAGCAAATGGCGTGCCAATCGTTGTCAAAGCGGATGGTTTAGCTGCGGGTAAAGGTGTTATTGTTGCAATGACGGAAGAAGAAGCCATTGATGCAATTGACGACATGATCGGAAACCAACGCTTCGGCGATTCTTCATCACGCGTTGTAATCGAGGAATTCCTAGACGGTGAAGAATTCTCATTCATGTCATTTGTACACAAAGGGAAAATTTATCCAATGGTCATCGCACAAGACCACAAGCGCGCATATGACGGTGATAAAGGGCCGAATACAGGTGGAATGGGTGCATACTCTCCAGTTCCTCAAATTTCTCAAGATGTAGTGGCACGCGCTTACGAAGAAATCGTGGAACCAACAGTAAAAGCGATGGAAGAAGAAGGCGTTTCATTTACAGGTATTTTATATGCGGGTTTGATTTTAACGGAGAATGGTGCAAAAGTAATTGAATTCAATGCACGCTTCGGTGACCCTGAAACACAAGTTGTATTACCACGTATGGCGTCAGACTTCGGCGCATTCATGACAGCTCTAATGGAAGAAAAAACGTTTGATTTGCAATGGCGTGACGAAGCAATGTTAGGTGTAGTTATTGCATCTGAAGGCTATCCAGGTGATGTCGAAAAAGGCAATCCACTTCCTGAGTTAAGTGATATCGCAGGTAATGTGTATCACGCGGGTACAAAATTAGTAAACGGACAGTTCGTTGGTAATGGTGGTCGTGTGCTACTTGTTGCTGCACAAGCGGACACATTAAAAGAAGCACAACAAAAAGTGTATGATGCAATCGGAACGAAGGAATGGGATAAGTTCTTCTTCCGTCAAGATATCGGTTGGCGAACATTTAAATAA
- the tnpC gene encoding IS66 family transposase, producing MTNVSPKQENQNERLIRMLEQQLAQSNRQIEALTEQVRQLTKALYGSKSEKSKYKAPDGQGSLFEDDPSFSDSEQTEEQSTAMITYTVVRKLHKKKRNDSFRDGIEIEEIHHHPENTQCDCCLGQMTEAGTTIAREEAKFIPATMKRVQHIEHAYECRHCKKDTTQKAQMKRGKAPQAAIQRSIAGPTVLAKLIYDKFIQYLPLYRQVKEWDRFGLLTNDKNLSNWVIRAAEDWLLPVYEQMKQTLTAKSVLHVDETYAQIIKRSDGKSGQSNAYNWVFRSVPSQGPIIVLFQSALSRSRSVLENFTAGFKGTVICDGYSAYGNLPDVTFANCWAHVRRYWLKADSRNGQIGVDYCDQLYHLERQFKHLSPGKRRKARQKHSKPIVEKFLKWVDESPFFGKNALAKAAEYTLNRVHGLKAFLLDGRIEIDNNPAENAIRPNVIGRKNWLFSVSEAGAKANAICLSLAETAKANGIDFYQYLVTLMTELPNLPIHQQPQILINYMPWSKNIQATCAK from the coding sequence TTGACGAACGTTTCTCCTAAGCAAGAAAATCAAAATGAACGATTAATTCGAATGCTTGAGCAACAATTAGCTCAGTCAAATCGACAAATCGAAGCGTTGACTGAACAAGTTCGCCAATTAACCAAGGCTTTATACGGTTCAAAATCGGAAAAATCAAAGTATAAAGCACCAGACGGACAAGGTTCTTTATTCGAAGACGATCCGTCTTTTAGCGATTCTGAGCAGACAGAAGAACAAAGCACGGCAATGATTACGTATACCGTTGTCCGTAAATTACATAAGAAAAAACGGAATGATTCTTTTCGTGACGGGATTGAAATAGAAGAAATTCACCATCATCCTGAAAACACGCAATGTGACTGTTGCCTTGGTCAAATGACCGAAGCTGGTACGACCATTGCGCGTGAGGAAGCAAAATTCATTCCGGCTACAATGAAGCGTGTTCAACATATTGAACACGCTTATGAGTGTAGGCATTGTAAAAAAGATACTACTCAAAAAGCGCAGATGAAACGTGGAAAAGCACCGCAAGCTGCCATTCAACGTAGCATTGCAGGACCTACTGTTTTAGCAAAACTCATCTACGATAAGTTCATCCAGTACTTACCTCTTTACCGCCAGGTGAAGGAGTGGGACCGATTTGGTCTGCTTACCAATGACAAAAACTTATCGAATTGGGTCATTCGTGCAGCAGAAGATTGGCTTCTACCGGTTTATGAGCAGATGAAGCAGACATTAACAGCAAAATCTGTTCTGCATGTGGACGAAACGTATGCGCAAATTATTAAACGATCAGATGGTAAATCAGGTCAATCGAATGCCTACAATTGGGTGTTCCGAAGCGTGCCAAGCCAAGGACCAATCATCGTTCTTTTCCAAAGTGCTTTATCGAGAAGTCGTTCTGTATTAGAAAACTTTACAGCTGGCTTTAAAGGAACCGTGATTTGTGATGGATATTCTGCATACGGCAATCTACCTGATGTCACGTTCGCCAACTGTTGGGCGCATGTACGACGTTATTGGCTGAAAGCTGATAGCAGAAACGGTCAAATTGGTGTGGATTACTGTGACCAACTGTATCACTTAGAACGTCAATTTAAGCATCTTTCACCAGGTAAACGACGAAAAGCACGGCAAAAACATTCGAAACCGATTGTAGAAAAGTTTCTAAAATGGGTAGATGAATCCCCTTTCTTCGGAAAAAATGCCTTGGCAAAAGCTGCCGAATATACATTAAATCGTGTACATGGGTTAAAAGCTTTTCTGCTCGATGGTCGCATTGAAATCGATAATAATCCAGCTGAAAATGCGATTCGCCCTAATGTGATCGGCCGAAAGAACTGGCTTTTCTCTGTTAGTGAAGCTGGTGCTAAAGCGAATGCGATCTGCTTAAGTTTGGCTGAAACAGCAAAAGCAAATGGTATCGACTTCTATCAATACCTAGTAACGTTAATGACAGAGCTGCCGAATTTACCGATCCATCAGCAACCCCAAATTTTAATTAACTACATGCCTTGGTCAAAAAATATCCAAGCCACATGTGCTAAATAG
- a CDS encoding tetratricopeptide repeat-containing protein, translating to MEVNHEFTGFVIFADLKGFSSLEESMYEDYAYTLRTLDKAIAQYKKGPSLQNDEKIDRRAIMLNTWGDAVVAVFRYGVDAANFILTYREFYQKNKALNLEPRIAAHYGKMRLFDDPILNGAKNAFGENVNIAARIEPITFPGEIYVTAQFKEQFEREYKDKEHRHPYYEELLPEYEQVAFQDLKDWKLAKDYGEAHLYRLYHIKEEAWNINGLFVEKQNTTLDTLHGIIDVDIELEKASKEVRRKVEDATSKEESLQALESYELQSQQHNGPLLYAVSKIYQDIGEYEIAIQYIQQARKWKREVGLSDTEVKVGQKKGIVTQPLLHNIKLLKLEADCLSKSNQPDKYKQAKQLLYEVLQMNPDDNDTLCKLAAQMKREAFSIAEKDRDIEHARDMLKQSLRLYLEAFRRTGDYYPAINATYIKRLLNEGDSWQLADYIFDTWKERTGENWWIDSTLAESQMLMNDYESAINRMRRAIVKHKPKFFEKEAAYIQIETYERMLDKIAGKPQTESDQQYMVELLALFGVRKKVEL from the coding sequence ATGGAAGTAAATCATGAATTCACAGGTTTTGTTATATTTGCTGATTTAAAAGGGTTTTCGAGCTTGGAAGAGTCAATGTATGAAGACTATGCCTATACATTACGGACACTAGATAAGGCGATTGCACAATATAAAAAAGGTCCTTCTTTACAAAACGATGAAAAAATTGATAGAAGAGCTATTATGTTGAATACTTGGGGCGATGCAGTAGTTGCCGTTTTTAGATACGGTGTAGATGCGGCTAATTTTATTCTGACCTACCGAGAATTTTATCAAAAAAATAAAGCTTTAAATTTAGAACCGCGAATTGCCGCACATTACGGGAAGATGCGGTTATTTGATGACCCGATATTGAATGGGGCAAAAAATGCATTTGGAGAAAATGTGAATATCGCAGCGCGCATTGAACCGATTACTTTTCCAGGAGAAATTTATGTAACAGCCCAATTCAAAGAGCAATTTGAGAGAGAATATAAAGATAAAGAACATCGCCATCCATATTACGAAGAACTCCTGCCAGAGTATGAACAAGTTGCGTTTCAAGATCTAAAAGATTGGAAACTAGCAAAGGATTACGGAGAAGCCCATTTGTATCGGTTGTATCATATTAAAGAAGAGGCCTGGAATATTAATGGTCTCTTTGTTGAAAAGCAAAATACAACACTTGATACATTGCACGGGATTATTGATGTAGATATTGAGCTAGAAAAGGCATCCAAGGAAGTAAGGAGAAAAGTGGAAGACGCTACTTCTAAAGAAGAGTCATTACAAGCCCTTGAATCATATGAGTTACAATCGCAACAACATAATGGTCCATTATTGTATGCTGTGTCCAAAATTTACCAAGATATTGGTGAGTATGAAATCGCCATTCAATATATTCAACAGGCGCGGAAATGGAAAAGAGAGGTTGGATTATCAGATACAGAAGTTAAAGTAGGGCAGAAAAAAGGGATTGTTACACAGCCACTACTCCATAATATAAAGCTATTGAAGTTAGAGGCGGATTGTTTATCTAAATCCAATCAACCGGATAAGTATAAGCAAGCGAAACAACTTTTATATGAAGTGCTACAAATGAATCCGGATGATAATGATACACTTTGTAAACTTGCGGCTCAAATGAAGCGTGAAGCGTTTTCGATTGCCGAAAAAGATCGAGATATTGAACATGCGCGTGATATGTTGAAGCAATCTTTACGTTTATATTTAGAAGCATTTCGTCGCACAGGGGATTATTATCCTGCCATTAATGCTACGTATATTAAACGTTTACTTAATGAAGGCGATAGCTGGCAATTAGCCGATTATATTTTTGATACCTGGAAAGAACGTACAGGTGAAAACTGGTGGATTGATAGTACATTAGCCGAAAGTCAAATGTTAATGAATGACTATGAATCTGCAATCAATCGTATGCGAAGAGCTATCGTAAAACATAAGCCTAAGTTTTTCGAAAAAGAAGCTGCATATATACAAATAGAGACGTACGAAAGGATGCTAGATAAAATTGCAGGGAAGCCACAAACGGAATCTGATCAACAGTATATGGTAGAATTGTTAGCACTTTTCGGTGTTAGAAAGAAGGTAGAATTGTGA
- a CDS encoding DUF4062 domain-containing protein: MLSTTKNQMNIEEIKKARTIKVFISSTFRDMQAERDELIKHIFVKLRRECEKRGIIWSEVDLRWGVTHEQKSEGQVLPICLAEIDNCLPFFIGILGERYGWIPEIEEELIREYPWLSEHRNKSVTEIEILHGALLHNNSYAMFYFRDPSYIDTIEESERANYSEKLDQTITSHEELVSRQQKLVALKETIRNNDYQLRENFGDAKELGQLVYEDMRAVIDKWFPLNEEPNPLHKEINEHEHFAKMRAKFFIGRKTYLEKMTQYCLMQRRKPLVIHGPSGVGKTSLLAAWYDENHLLLKQQGVYTIAHFIGVSPQSTDSLFIMKRIITELNEAFSLNIEIPSTYAELSVKFDFALEQAANKGKLLIMLDSIDQLVLTDKLQGDKPLWLPELVPSNICFIVSTTDQSKAFEMFKEYDWLKLGLDPLSVAEQEEMILMYLGMYSKGLDRKALGHILRHPLAVNPLFLMTLLEEIRLDGRENIIETIRHYMESETIEQLFMKKLERLENDYNKERPNLVQDTLSLLWSARNGLLESELKSLLGDIDPLTGEKVPLSSAIWSPFYLAMESNLVNNGGLICLFHNYLRDAVQIRYLQKKANLKRYHGEIANHFAEENIYESNRALYELPWQYIKTANWKKLYDLCADLSFVEVLWEKERDLLQMCWTAIEIHTNPQRKAFEEHLTMLKAYAQLIEHPEQFDVEDIRRVVKLLETSYMEQRLSLIQYLHNYFKDELDPEGQLDSLDALANLFKERSDNKDALELFRNLYDLSIQYELPYYKQSSLGGQASIYLKWGQTEKAMDLLQQQELVCTEHNELEGLQKCIAEQARVQIILLNYEKAMDLQRRAEKICYEIGSQYGLQEILSIKGTIYRIQNYESEALECYKEQERICTQLGYQIGRVNSLLNQLRILEQTSNQYSKRDVNSMLLRAEIISRKISNADYMQQVYLQKAKFNFKWKQYQPAKLYLKEQIEICRRLKLMDFLQQGLGIKATILGKLSESDEALEVLQEQIEICEKYNYLMGLQYALNNRADILMRKGKFFEAVSCIDRQIAICKEMSNDRGLIYAYKVKADQLRHLGKNGEAIQFLLEMNELAKQFRSWYKYDQALYELARISMLENQFEQAIEYFAQRKSQPKQGMLLENYERLLMICNKRINGLEVEHDTKYVDYYTISDIEFSILEIVAKQPKIQKPELIQQLNDKGIEYSSLDIEKTEVIKVLQNKTLIVHDARNKKGYYITDLGAYRLLQITGVKYDIVEPLKKGHVDRDFNYYSEKLRDYLITLDESSPYQVGDSIFVMEVNGEEREIYFVCNETLDMFPQFLDEQLENGDEIYYIVNIKAYLYSTANVEFYKWLKGRFGKIQNARGSVKVFINFASNYQGVEQIEDEWQELVY; encoded by the coding sequence ATGTTATCAACGACAAAAAATCAAATGAATATAGAGGAAATAAAAAAAGCGCGTACCATAAAAGTGTTTATCTCTTCTACGTTTCGTGATATGCAGGCAGAGCGAGACGAGTTAATCAAACACATATTTGTTAAGCTTCGAAGAGAATGTGAAAAACGGGGAATTATTTGGAGTGAAGTGGACCTACGTTGGGGCGTAACCCATGAACAAAAATCAGAGGGACAAGTATTGCCAATCTGTTTAGCCGAAATCGATAACTGTTTGCCCTTTTTTATAGGGATTTTAGGAGAACGTTATGGGTGGATTCCTGAAATTGAAGAAGAGTTGATTAGGGAATATCCGTGGCTTTCAGAGCATCGCAATAAATCGGTTACAGAAATTGAGATTTTGCATGGGGCACTTCTGCATAATAACAGTTATGCGATGTTCTATTTCCGTGATCCTAGCTATATTGATACGATAGAGGAGTCTGAACGTGCAAATTATAGTGAAAAATTAGATCAGACTATAACATCTCATGAGGAATTGGTGAGCCGTCAACAAAAGCTAGTTGCATTAAAAGAGACCATTCGTAACAATGACTATCAATTACGTGAAAACTTCGGTGATGCTAAAGAACTTGGACAATTAGTATATGAAGATATGCGAGCCGTTATTGATAAGTGGTTTCCATTAAACGAGGAACCCAATCCACTCCATAAAGAAATTAATGAACATGAACATTTTGCTAAAATGCGTGCAAAATTCTTTATTGGACGAAAAACATACTTAGAAAAAATGACGCAATATTGTTTAATGCAGAGAAGGAAACCTCTTGTAATCCACGGTCCTTCAGGTGTCGGAAAAACATCCTTACTTGCTGCCTGGTATGACGAAAATCACCTTCTGTTAAAGCAACAAGGAGTTTATACAATTGCCCATTTTATCGGTGTTAGCCCGCAAAGTACAGATTCACTCTTTATTATGAAACGTATTATTACAGAACTAAATGAAGCCTTTTCGTTAAATATAGAAATCCCGTCAACATATGCGGAATTGAGTGTGAAATTTGATTTTGCTTTAGAACAAGCAGCGAACAAAGGAAAATTACTTATTATGCTTGATTCAATTGACCAGCTTGTATTAACAGATAAGTTACAAGGCGATAAACCGTTATGGTTACCAGAATTAGTGCCAAGTAATATTTGCTTTATTGTCTCTACAACTGACCAAAGTAAAGCATTCGAAATGTTTAAAGAGTACGACTGGTTAAAATTGGGCCTCGATCCATTATCTGTTGCAGAACAAGAAGAAATGATTTTAATGTATTTAGGTATGTATAGTAAAGGACTTGATCGCAAAGCATTAGGGCATATTTTGCGTCATCCATTGGCAGTTAATCCATTATTTTTAATGACGCTCTTAGAGGAAATACGATTAGATGGTCGTGAAAATATTATCGAAACAATCCGACATTATATGGAATCAGAAACGATTGAGCAATTGTTCATGAAAAAGCTTGAACGTCTTGAAAATGATTATAATAAAGAGCGACCTAATTTAGTACAAGATACCTTATCACTTTTATGGTCAGCGAGGAATGGATTACTTGAATCAGAGCTTAAAAGTTTATTAGGCGATATAGACCCTTTAACAGGTGAGAAAGTCCCATTATCAAGTGCGATTTGGTCGCCATTCTATTTAGCAATGGAATCAAATTTAGTTAATAATGGTGGTTTAATTTGTCTATTCCACAATTATTTACGAGACGCTGTTCAAATTCGGTATTTGCAAAAGAAAGCTAATCTAAAGCGTTACCACGGCGAAATTGCAAATCATTTTGCAGAAGAGAATATTTATGAATCTAATCGAGCACTTTATGAGTTACCGTGGCAATATATTAAAACAGCTAATTGGAAAAAACTATATGATTTATGTGCCGATTTATCATTTGTTGAAGTGCTATGGGAAAAAGAGCGGGACTTGTTGCAAATGTGCTGGACTGCAATAGAAATACATACGAACCCACAACGCAAAGCATTCGAGGAACATTTAACGATGTTAAAGGCGTATGCACAACTTATTGAACATCCAGAACAGTTTGATGTAGAAGATATCCGACGTGTTGTAAAGCTACTAGAAACATCTTATATGGAACAAAGGCTTTCACTTATACAATATTTACATAATTACTTTAAAGATGAATTAGATCCAGAAGGGCAATTGGATTCTCTGGATGCATTGGCCAACTTATTTAAAGAACGTTCTGACAATAAAGATGCACTAGAGTTATTCAGAAATTTATATGACTTATCGATTCAATATGAGTTGCCATATTACAAACAATCCAGTTTAGGTGGTCAAGCAAGTATTTATCTGAAATGGGGACAAACTGAAAAAGCAATGGATTTGTTACAACAACAGGAACTAGTTTGTACAGAGCACAATGAACTCGAAGGCCTGCAAAAATGTATAGCAGAACAAGCGCGAGTGCAGATTATCTTACTTAATTATGAGAAAGCTATGGACTTGCAACGTCGTGCGGAAAAAATCTGTTATGAAATTGGTTCGCAATATGGTTTGCAAGAGATACTTAGTATAAAGGGAACCATTTACCGAATACAAAATTATGAATCGGAGGCATTGGAATGCTATAAAGAACAGGAGAGAATTTGTACACAACTAGGCTATCAGATAGGAAGAGTTAATAGTTTATTAAATCAACTTCGAATTCTAGAGCAAACATCGAATCAATACTCAAAACGGGATGTAAATTCAATGTTATTAAGGGCTGAGATAATCTCACGAAAAATAAGTAATGCGGATTATATGCAGCAAGTGTATCTTCAGAAAGCAAAGTTTAATTTTAAATGGAAACAATACCAACCGGCAAAATTGTATTTAAAAGAGCAAATTGAAATTTGTCGCCGTTTAAAACTAATGGATTTTCTGCAACAAGGATTAGGAATAAAGGCAACAATTTTAGGTAAGCTTTCAGAGAGTGATGAAGCGTTAGAAGTATTGCAAGAGCAGATTGAAATTTGCGAGAAGTACAATTATCTTATGGGATTACAGTATGCCTTAAATAACCGTGCTGATATATTAATGCGAAAAGGGAAGTTTTTTGAAGCAGTATCCTGTATTGATAGGCAGATTGCCATATGTAAAGAAATGAGTAATGATCGAGGTCTCATTTATGCTTATAAAGTGAAAGCAGATCAACTACGCCATTTAGGAAAAAACGGAGAAGCAATTCAATTTTTATTAGAAATGAATGAATTGGCTAAACAATTCCGTAGTTGGTATAAGTACGATCAGGCACTATATGAATTAGCTAGAATAAGTATGTTGGAAAATCAATTTGAGCAAGCAATAGAATATTTTGCACAACGAAAAAGTCAACCGAAGCAGGGAATGCTGTTAGAAAATTATGAGCGTCTATTAATGATCTGTAATAAAAGAATTAATGGCCTAGAAGTTGAGCATGACACAAAATATGTAGATTACTATACAATAAGTGATATTGAATTTTCAATATTAGAAATCGTCGCAAAGCAACCTAAAATTCAAAAGCCAGAGTTAATTCAACAGCTAAATGACAAAGGAATAGAATATTCGAGTCTGGATATTGAAAAGACAGAAGTAATAAAGGTCCTTCAAAATAAAACGCTTATTGTTCATGATGCTAGAAATAAAAAGGGATATTATATTACGGATTTAGGTGCATACCGATTATTGCAAATAACAGGTGTCAAATATGACATAGTGGAGCCGCTAAAAAAAGGACACGTAGATAGAGATTTTAATTATTATAGTGAAAAACTGAGGGATTATTTAATTACTCTTGATGAATCGTCACCATATCAAGTTGGTGATAGTATTTTTGTTATGGAAGTAAATGGGGAAGAAAGAGAAATCTATTTTGTTTGTAATGAAACTTTGGATATGTTCCCACAGTTCTTAGATGAACAACTTGAGAATGGTGATGAAATCTATTATATAGTAAATATAAAGGCATATTTATATTCAACAGCAAATGTTGAATTTTATAAGTGGTTAAAAGGTCGTTTTGGAAAAATTCAAAATGCACGAGGTTCTGTGAAGGTGTTTATAAATTTTGCAAGTAACTATCAAGGTGTAGAACAAATTGAAGATGAATGGCAAGAACTAGTCTATTAA
- a CDS encoding Pycsar system effector family protein: MTNETTDLKNERTETVHEPIKEVIVSNEKLSVEMFPSQNSTRYNFTYSQNAYLNNSLRFADTKAGALVAVNGLIAKFVFDAMQDLTSVNFWLLVTSLACLVIGIVLSVIVVLPKNVKNKGKGFIYWGYIANSTLEEYTIQIKNEPTSELLEEAIRNNYIQAGILTRKFRWLYWAFMISIVSYIILAICGVMAVIDTLPIGG, translated from the coding sequence GTGACAAATGAAACAACCGATTTAAAAAATGAACGAACTGAAACCGTACACGAGCCCATCAAGGAAGTTATTGTCAGTAATGAAAAGCTTTCAGTAGAAATGTTCCCAAGTCAAAATTCCACTCGTTATAACTTTACATATTCACAAAATGCATATTTGAATAACTCGCTACGTTTTGCTGACACAAAAGCTGGGGCGCTAGTTGCTGTAAATGGTTTAATTGCTAAATTTGTGTTTGATGCAATGCAAGACTTAACATCTGTTAATTTTTGGTTGCTAGTTACAAGCTTGGCCTGTCTAGTCATTGGGATTGTATTATCAGTCATTGTCGTGTTACCGAAAAACGTGAAAAATAAAGGTAAAGGTTTTATTTATTGGGGTTATATTGCAAATAGCACGTTAGAGGAGTATACAATTCAAATTAAAAATGAACCAACTAGTGAATTATTGGAAGAAGCGATTCGTAACAATTATATTCAAGCAGGAATTTTAACGAGAAAATTCAGATGGTTATATTGGGCATTTATGATTAGTATTGTTTCATATATTATCCTAGCAATTTGCGGTGTGATGGCCGTCATAGATACATTACCAATTGGAGGATAA
- the tnpB gene encoding IS66 family insertion sequence element accessory protein TnpB (TnpB, as the term is used for proteins encoded by IS66 family insertion elements, is considered an accessory protein, since TnpC, encoded by a neighboring gene, is a DDE family transposase.) — MKHDFTSVQNIYIICGKTDMRKGIDGLATLIQDSFKLDPYSDSIFLFSGTSKDRYKCLYFDGDGFAMLYKRLDNGKLQWPKDEKEVRNLSQKELRWLLEGLSLQQPKAIAKSAKGVF, encoded by the coding sequence ATGAAGCATGATTTTACGAGCGTGCAGAACATCTACATTATTTGCGGTAAGACCGATATGCGTAAAGGTATTGACGGTCTCGCAACACTCATTCAGGATTCTTTTAAACTTGATCCATATAGTGATTCCATCTTCTTATTTTCTGGAACGAGTAAAGACCGTTATAAATGTTTGTATTTTGATGGAGATGGCTTCGCCATGCTTTATAAACGATTAGATAATGGCAAACTGCAATGGCCAAAAGATGAAAAGGAAGTACGTAACCTTTCACAAAAGGAACTTCGCTGGCTGTTAGAAGGTTTATCGCTTCAGCAGCCAAAAGCGATTGCGAAATCTGCAAAAGGTGTCTTTTAA